The following proteins are co-located in the Paenibacillus sp. FSL H8-0079 genome:
- a CDS encoding class I SAM-dependent methyltransferase, producing the protein MYVAKNWKDYEVIDTGGGEKLERWGDVILRRPDPQIIWPLEQETNEWRQAHGHYHRSSSGGGNWDMKKPIPERWTIGYENLKFHIKPTSFKHTGLFPEQAANWSWMMDKISNAGRPISVLNLFAYTGGATVAAAYAGASVVHVDAAKGMVQWAKENVQLSGLADRPVRFITDDVFKFVQREQRRGNRYDAIIMDPPSYGRGPNGETWKLEENLYPFLKSCMTILSDNPLFMLVNSYTTGISSTVLRNMLTMTMSAQYGGQITAGEIGLPITRSGLDLPCGILGRWES; encoded by the coding sequence ATGTACGTAGCTAAGAATTGGAAGGACTATGAAGTAATCGATACAGGAGGCGGCGAGAAACTGGAGCGTTGGGGAGATGTCATTTTACGCAGACCCGACCCTCAGATCATCTGGCCTCTTGAGCAAGAAACGAATGAATGGCGTCAGGCGCATGGTCACTACCATCGTAGCTCCTCCGGTGGCGGTAACTGGGATATGAAAAAGCCCATTCCCGAGCGCTGGACAATCGGATACGAAAACTTGAAATTCCATATTAAACCGACCAGCTTCAAACATACCGGCCTGTTCCCTGAACAAGCGGCTAACTGGAGCTGGATGATGGATAAAATCTCCAATGCAGGACGCCCTATTTCTGTCTTGAACCTGTTTGCATATACAGGCGGAGCAACGGTAGCCGCTGCTTATGCAGGCGCTTCTGTAGTGCATGTGGATGCAGCTAAAGGCATGGTTCAATGGGCCAAGGAAAATGTTCAATTATCCGGACTGGCTGATCGCCCTGTTCGTTTTATTACAGATGATGTATTCAAATTCGTACAACGGGAACAACGGCGCGGGAATCGTTATGACGCCATTATAATGGACCCTCCTTCTTATGGCCGCGGTCCTAATGGAGAGACATGGAAGCTGGAAGAGAACCTCTATCCTTTCCTGAAGTCATGTATGACGATTTTGTCGGATAATCCATTATTCATGTTGGTAAACTCATACACTACGGGCATCTCCTCCACGGTTCTGCGCAACATGCTGACCATGACGATGTCTGCCCAGTACGGTGGCCAAATCACTGCTGGTGAAATCGGTCTGCCGATTACACGCAGTGGTCTTGATCTGCCTTGTGGTATTCTGGGCCGTTGGGAGTCTTAA
- a CDS encoding RNA pseudouridine synthase, whose protein sequence is MSEHRHDHDAIPILFEDNHLLGITKPVNVPTQEDASGDPDLLTLLKQDLKERYNKPGNVYLGLVHRLDRPVGGAMIFAKTSKAASRLSETVRGRHFRKIYAAVVHGKLPAQQGTLKHTLLKDARTNTVTVVPKGTAGGKDAVLDYRVIGETDGYSLVHIELHTGRSHQIRVQMKEIGCPLYGDQKYGASVNKPGQQIALWSVIAAFPHPVTKEEVILQSLPAREFPWAEWPAAVYQKAFE, encoded by the coding sequence ATGTCAGAACATCGGCATGATCACGATGCGATTCCGATTTTGTTTGAAGACAACCATTTGTTAGGTATTACGAAGCCGGTCAATGTACCTACTCAGGAAGATGCATCAGGCGATCCGGATTTGCTTACATTGCTGAAGCAGGATCTGAAAGAGCGATATAACAAACCTGGTAATGTCTATCTCGGATTAGTACACCGACTTGACCGTCCTGTTGGAGGGGCAATGATCTTCGCCAAAACATCCAAAGCAGCTTCGAGATTGTCCGAGACTGTGCGGGGACGTCATTTCCGTAAAATATATGCGGCTGTTGTACACGGCAAGTTGCCTGCACAGCAGGGAACGTTAAAGCACACGTTGCTGAAAGATGCACGCACGAATACCGTTACCGTTGTGCCTAAGGGCACGGCTGGGGGTAAGGATGCCGTTCTGGATTACCGGGTCATTGGCGAGACAGACGGATATAGCCTCGTTCATATCGAACTGCATACCGGCAGATCTCATCAGATTCGGGTGCAAATGAAAGAAATCGGCTGCCCTCTGTATGGAGATCAGAAATACGGCGCAAGCGTGAATAAACCCGGGCAACAGATTGCTCTTTGGTCTGTCATTGCAGCTTTTCCACATCCGGTTACCAAGGAAGAAGTTATTTTGCAATCCTTGCCTGCAAGAGAATTCCCTTGGGCAGAATGGCCAGCTGCCGTGTACCAAAAAGCTTTTGAATAA
- a CDS encoding MGMT family protein, whose product MTPFTKQVIAIIAAIPEGKVMTYGQIAAHAGSPRAARQVVRILHSMSRKERLPWHRVVNAKGEISIPDEHSRMMQETELISEGVEFQLNGTINLKQFGHEPDPVFLLDPSAQPE is encoded by the coding sequence ATGACCCCATTTACCAAACAAGTCATTGCGATCATCGCGGCGATTCCTGAAGGTAAAGTGATGACTTACGGTCAGATTGCAGCCCACGCTGGAAGTCCAAGAGCCGCGAGACAAGTCGTACGAATCCTGCACTCGATGAGCCGCAAAGAACGCCTTCCTTGGCACCGTGTCGTCAATGCAAAAGGCGAAATCTCCATACCGGACGAACACTCGCGCATGATGCAGGAAACAGAACTGATTAGCGAAGGTGTCGAGTTTCAACTGAACGGAACCATTAATCTCAAACAGTTCGGACATGAGCCCGATCCTGTATTTCTTCTCGATCCATCGGCCCAGCCCGAATAA
- a CDS encoding DHA2 family efflux MFS transporter permease subunit — protein sequence MSTTTAAAPSSAMDNIKKGPIVAALLIGAFVAFLNQTLMNVALPKIMEDLAINANKAQWLTTGYMLVNGVLIPVTAYLIAKFSTRQIFITAMTLFTIGTLVCGLSPTFTILMVGRVIQAAGAGILMPLMTVVFLTIFPIEKRGQAMGTMGIAMILAPAIGPTLSGYVVEHYSWRLLFYIILPFSIIATAIGIAFVKNVTRQSKPKLDYPGVILSTLGFGSLLYGFSDAGTDGWGSAIVIGCLVVGAISLILFVIRQLTTDHPLLEFRIFKYNMYTLTTIINMLVTMAMFAGMILLPIFLQNIRGFSPIESGLLMMPGAILMGIMSPITGRIFDKVGARWLSVAGLAITAITTFGLSRLAIDTTYGYMMFIYTARMFGMSMLMMPIQTAGLNQLPQRLNAHGTAMSNTLRTVAGAIGTAILVTIMSSKLKTHLAETLAAGQVNPDDQAAMVRATADATIYGVNYAFIVATGMTVVALIMAFFIRKTKPAIEPVTVEQEKVTATA from the coding sequence ATGAGTACGACTACTGCTGCAGCTCCATCCTCCGCGATGGACAACATCAAGAAAGGCCCGATTGTAGCTGCATTGTTAATTGGTGCCTTTGTGGCATTCCTGAACCAAACCCTGATGAACGTAGCGCTTCCTAAAATCATGGAAGACCTCGCTATCAATGCTAACAAAGCCCAATGGTTAACTACGGGTTATATGCTCGTCAACGGTGTACTGATTCCAGTTACGGCATATCTGATTGCGAAATTCTCAACACGTCAAATTTTTATTACAGCCATGACTCTCTTTACCATAGGGACGTTAGTCTGTGGTCTTAGTCCAACCTTCACCATTCTGATGGTAGGTCGTGTTATTCAAGCGGCAGGTGCAGGTATCCTGATGCCTCTGATGACCGTTGTATTCCTGACCATCTTCCCGATTGAGAAACGCGGTCAGGCCATGGGAACTATGGGGATCGCGATGATTCTGGCTCCTGCGATTGGGCCTACACTTTCAGGTTATGTGGTTGAGCATTATTCCTGGAGATTGTTGTTCTACATCATCTTGCCATTCTCTATTATTGCTACGGCAATCGGTATTGCTTTTGTCAAAAATGTAACACGTCAGTCCAAACCTAAATTGGATTATCCAGGCGTTATTTTATCTACACTTGGTTTTGGTAGTTTGCTCTACGGATTCAGTGATGCGGGTACCGATGGATGGGGCAGTGCAATTGTCATTGGATGCCTTGTTGTAGGTGCGATATCCTTGATTCTGTTCGTTATTCGTCAGTTGACAACAGATCATCCACTGCTTGAGTTCCGGATTTTCAAGTACAACATGTATACATTAACAACGATCATCAATATGCTCGTGACGATGGCGATGTTTGCAGGTATGATCCTGCTTCCTATTTTCCTGCAAAATATTCGTGGGTTCTCACCAATTGAATCAGGGCTTCTGATGATGCCGGGTGCGATATTGATGGGGATCATGTCTCCAATTACAGGTCGCATATTTGATAAAGTGGGCGCACGCTGGCTTTCGGTTGCAGGTCTTGCGATTACGGCAATTACAACTTTTGGACTGAGTCGCTTGGCAATCGATACTACTTATGGCTACATGATGTTTATCTACACGGCCCGTATGTTCGGTATGTCGATGCTGATGATGCCGATCCAGACAGCAGGTTTGAATCAACTGCCTCAACGTCTGAACGCGCATGGTACAGCGATGTCCAACACATTGCGTACAGTTGCTGGTGCGATCGGTACAGCGATTCTCGTTACCATTATGAGCAGCAAGCTCAAAACGCATCTGGCAGAGACATTGGCTGCAGGTCAAGTTAATCCGGATGATCAGGCAGCAATGGTGCGTGCTACGGCAGATGCAACGATTTATGGTGTAAACTATGCGTTTATCGTTGCTACCGGAATGACCGTGGTGGCTTTGATCATGGCATTCTTTATCCGTAAAACGAAACCAGCTATTGAACCTGTTACTGTAGAACAGGAAAAAGTGACAGCAACAGCATAA
- a CDS encoding MarR family transcriptional regulator has product MTDTYEVFYIINSFRQVNQMLFRAFWNENKEIELTSIQFMVLSILRERPSIGINEVAELCHMGSSSMSAVVERLVKGEYIVRTRSDADRRSVKLQITDKGEQAQQETHHLWMERVSPILDISKEDLEHLLRIHSQMIEKLQGREMNNI; this is encoded by the coding sequence ATGACTGATACGTATGAAGTATTCTATATTATCAATTCGTTCCGCCAGGTGAATCAAATGCTTTTTCGAGCATTTTGGAATGAAAACAAGGAGATCGAGCTGACTTCGATTCAGTTTATGGTGTTATCCATCCTGAGGGAGCGTCCTTCGATCGGCATCAACGAAGTGGCTGAGCTATGCCATATGGGCAGCAGTTCCATGAGTGCTGTTGTGGAGCGGTTGGTCAAGGGCGAGTATATCGTTCGGACACGTTCAGATGCTGACCGCCGATCCGTTAAACTTCAGATCACGGATAAAGGGGAGCAGGCCCAACAGGAAACACACCATTTGTGGATGGAGAGAGTGTCACCCATTCTGGATATATCGAAGGAAGACCTCGAACACCTACTTAGAATTCATAGTCAAATGATTGAAAAGTTACAAGGAAGAGAGATGAACAACATATGA
- a CDS encoding MarR family winged helix-turn-helix transcriptional regulator, producing MYNSDFAKCWSRLTKDYKLHMDQELAPSLTEAQLAVLEVLEDHQKMKPSDLIPFLATTPAAVTMLLDRMEKNDLIRRNRDNQDRRIVWVSLSDKGRMETERGITIRNAFMNSVLSNISMHNQQLLVYLLGKMTTPKTKEPALSTSV from the coding sequence ATGTATAATTCCGATTTTGCCAAGTGTTGGTCCAGATTAACCAAAGATTATAAACTGCATATGGATCAAGAGCTGGCACCCTCATTGACGGAGGCTCAGCTGGCTGTTCTGGAGGTACTTGAGGATCATCAGAAGATGAAACCTTCCGATCTGATTCCTTTTCTGGCGACGACGCCAGCTGCCGTAACCATGCTGCTCGATCGTATGGAGAAGAACGATCTGATTCGCAGGAATCGGGATAATCAGGATCGACGCATTGTATGGGTATCTCTGTCCGACAAAGGAAGAATGGAGACAGAGCGGGGCATCACCATCCGTAATGCATTCATGAATTCCGTACTTAGTAACATTTCAATGCACAATCAACAACTGCTGGTATATCTGTTAGGCAAAATGACAACGCCCAAGACCAAAGAGCCTGCATTATCGACTTCGGTATGA
- the gyrA gene encoding DNA gyrase subunit A: MSPSEQFMPAFLEEVVGDRFGRYSKYIIQDRAIPDVRDGLKPVQRRILYAMYDSGNTPDKTYRKSAKTVGDVMGNYHPHGDSSIYEGMVRMAQPWKMGHMLVDGHGNWGSQDDDPAAAMRYTEARLSPIAMEMLRDIEKRTVLFKDNFDNTAKEPVVLPSRYPNLLVNGVSGISSGFATEIPPHNLREVIDASIAVMEKPSIELDEIMMFMKGPDFPTGGLIMGGDGILDAYRTGKGRIYIRSKTEIENMRGGKQQIVITEIPYQVVKSRLVTAMENIRLEKKVEGIAEVRDESGREGLRIVVELKKEADAQGILAYLLKKTDLQVTYNFNMVAIVNKAPHQLGLKSILEAYIAHQREVVTFRTRFELEKAQDRAHVLEGLVKALNILDEVIAAIKASKNRQDAQNNLMWMFGFTERQADSILTLQLYRLTNLEINSLEKELGELMKKIAQLQSILDSDRKLIGVIRKELMEIREKYGIDRRSAIQGEVEELKVNLEVLVNAEDVFVTLSKEGYVKRTGMQSFTRSGGERSGSGVKDGDYIAQVMEVNTLENLLVFTRKGQYFLLPVHQVPEFKWKDPGTAIVNVIPLAKDDRIASVLAVKSFEEPNHSLVFVTRRGQVKRTELKDYVTKRSGAVAACKVGKDDEVLSVHLSTGGQDILLITKEAMAIRFREDEVNPMGRVSGGVRGIQLRDTDEVVSALWVEGDEGEVAVLSDLGYGKRSLLLDYAIQSRGGKGLATFEFKEGKRVKPNGSSIVGAFYCKEQRNITVMTKEGQVYPISSEGVPITERKHIGKLIVHVDKQDEIVELLRDFNENQPASSS, from the coding sequence ATGAGTCCATCAGAACAATTTATGCCGGCCTTTCTCGAAGAGGTCGTAGGGGACCGTTTCGGTCGCTACTCCAAATATATTATTCAGGATCGAGCCATTCCCGACGTACGGGATGGGTTGAAGCCTGTACAGCGGCGTATTCTGTACGCCATGTACGATTCAGGTAATACGCCTGACAAGACTTATCGCAAGTCTGCCAAAACCGTTGGGGACGTAATGGGTAATTATCATCCTCATGGTGACTCTTCGATCTATGAGGGTATGGTGCGGATGGCACAGCCATGGAAAATGGGCCATATGCTCGTGGACGGTCATGGTAACTGGGGATCACAGGATGATGACCCGGCAGCGGCGATGCGGTATACGGAGGCCCGTTTGTCGCCCATCGCGATGGAGATGCTTCGCGATATCGAGAAACGGACCGTTCTGTTTAAGGATAATTTTGATAATACGGCCAAAGAACCGGTTGTATTACCATCCCGTTATCCGAACTTGCTGGTGAATGGCGTCAGCGGAATTTCCTCTGGGTTTGCAACGGAGATTCCTCCGCACAATTTGCGTGAAGTCATTGATGCTTCCATCGCTGTAATGGAAAAACCGTCCATTGAGCTTGACGAGATCATGATGTTCATGAAAGGTCCTGACTTTCCGACAGGCGGATTGATTATGGGCGGCGACGGCATTCTGGATGCCTATCGCACAGGTAAAGGACGGATCTATATCCGGTCCAAAACCGAGATTGAAAACATGCGTGGTGGCAAACAGCAAATCGTCATTACCGAGATCCCTTATCAGGTCGTGAAGTCTCGTCTGGTTACAGCGATGGAGAACATTCGACTTGAGAAGAAGGTTGAAGGTATTGCCGAAGTGCGTGATGAGAGTGGACGTGAAGGTCTGCGAATCGTGGTTGAGTTGAAAAAAGAAGCGGATGCACAAGGTATTTTGGCTTATTTGCTGAAGAAAACCGACCTGCAAGTCACCTATAACTTCAATATGGTTGCGATTGTGAATAAAGCACCTCACCAATTAGGATTGAAATCGATCCTCGAGGCTTACATTGCCCATCAGCGGGAGGTTGTAACCTTCCGTACCCGGTTTGAGCTGGAGAAGGCGCAAGACCGTGCGCATGTGCTCGAGGGCCTGGTAAAAGCACTTAACATCCTCGACGAGGTCATTGCAGCGATCAAAGCATCGAAAAACCGTCAGGATGCCCAAAATAACCTGATGTGGATGTTTGGATTCACAGAACGCCAAGCGGATTCCATACTTACTTTGCAATTGTACCGTTTGACGAATCTGGAGATCAATTCTCTGGAAAAGGAACTCGGTGAACTGATGAAAAAAATTGCGCAATTACAATCCATTCTGGATAGTGACCGCAAGCTCATCGGAGTCATCCGCAAAGAATTAATGGAGATTCGTGAGAAATACGGCATAGACCGTCGTTCTGCGATCCAGGGTGAAGTGGAAGAACTTAAGGTTAATCTCGAAGTGCTTGTGAATGCGGAAGATGTATTTGTTACGTTATCCAAAGAGGGATATGTGAAACGTACAGGCATGCAGTCCTTTACACGTTCTGGTGGTGAACGGAGCGGAAGTGGTGTGAAAGACGGCGATTATATCGCTCAGGTTATGGAAGTAAATACGCTTGAGAATCTGCTTGTCTTTACGAGGAAAGGTCAGTACTTCCTGTTACCTGTTCACCAGGTACCTGAATTCAAGTGGAAAGACCCGGGCACAGCGATTGTGAATGTGATTCCACTTGCGAAAGATGACCGTATTGCAAGTGTGCTTGCTGTGAAATCCTTTGAAGAGCCGAATCACAGTCTGGTCTTCGTTACGCGAAGAGGACAGGTGAAACGAACGGAGCTGAAGGATTACGTTACCAAGCGTTCCGGTGCAGTTGCGGCTTGTAAAGTGGGCAAGGACGATGAAGTGTTATCTGTACATCTAAGTACAGGTGGACAAGATATTTTGTTGATTACGAAAGAAGCCATGGCGATTCGTTTCCGAGAGGACGAAGTCAATCCGATGGGTCGTGTGTCTGGTGGTGTTCGTGGTATTCAGTTAAGAGATACAGATGAAGTTGTATCGGCTCTATGGGTAGAAGGAGATGAAGGTGAAGTTGCCGTGTTGTCCGATCTGGGATATGGTAAACGTTCATTACTTCTGGATTACGCTATACAGAGCCGTGGAGGCAAGGGGCTTGCCACATTCGAGTTCAAGGAAGGCAAACGAGTGAAACCGAATGGCAGCAGCATTGTTGGCGCGTTTTATTGCAAAGAGCAACGTAATATCACGGTAATGACCAAAGAAGGCCAGGTGTATCCGATATCATCGGAAGGTGTTCCGATTACAGAGCGCAAACATATTGGCAAGCTGATCGTTCATGTGGACAAACAGGACGAGATTGTTGAACTTCTAAGGGACTTCAATGAGAATCAACCAGCATCATCTTCATAA